The following coding sequences lie in one Ictalurus punctatus breed USDA103 chromosome 16, Coco_2.0, whole genome shotgun sequence genomic window:
- the sppl3 gene encoding signal peptide peptidase-like 3: MAEQSYSWAYSLVDSSQVSTFLISILLIVYGSFRSLNMDCENQDKDKDGNPTAASSFNNTNSNNSIQTIDSTQALFLPIGASVSLLVMFFFFDSVQVVFTICTAVLATIAFAFLLLPMCQYLTRPCSPQNKISFGCCGRFTLAELLSFSLSVMLVLIWVLTGHWLLMDALAMGLCVAMIAFVRLPSLKVSCLLLSGLLIYDVFWVFFSAYIFNSNVMVKVATQPADNPLDVISRKLHLGPSMGRDVPRLSLPGKLVFPSSTGSHFSMLGIGDIVMPGLLLCFVLRYDNYKKQASGEASSPANMSGRMQRVSYFHCTLIGYFVGLLTATVASRIHRAAQPALLYLVPFTLLPLLTMAYLKGDLRRMWSEPFHTKSSSSRFMEV, translated from the exons GGCGTACTCCCTTGTCGACTCCAGCCAGGTGTCCACCTTCCTCATTTCGATTCTCCTCATTGTCTACGGCAGCTTCAG GTCGTTAAACATGGACTGTGAGAACCAAGACAAGGACAAGGATGGAAATCCCACAGCTGCCAGCTCTTTCAACAACACCAACTCCAACaaca gtaTTCAGACCATCGACTCTACACAGGCTCTGTTCCTCCCAATCGGAGCATCTGTCTCGCTCTTAGTcatgttcttcttcttcgaTTCGGTCCAGGTGGTTTTCACCATCTGCACTGCAg ttcTGGCTACTATAGCGTTTGCGTTCCTGCTGTTGCCGATGTGCCAGTATCTGACGCGACCCTGCTCCCCACAGAACAA GATTTCATTTGGCTGCTGTGGCCGCTTCACGTTAGCTGAGTtgctctccttctccctctcggTCATGctcgtcctcatctgggtgctCACAGGACACTGGCTCCTCATGGACG caCTGGCGATGGGTCTGTGTGTGGCGATGATCGCCTTCGTGAGATTACCCAGTCTGAAGGTGTCCTGCCTGCTCCTGTCTGGTCTGCTCATATACGATGTGTTCTGG GTCTTCTTCTCGGCTTACATCTTCAACAGTAACGTGATGGTGAAGGTAGCCACGCAGCCGGCCGATAACCCGCTGGACGTTATCTCCCGTAAGCTGCACCTGGGCCCCAGCATGGGCCGCGACGTGCCCCGCCTCTCGCTCCCAGGCAAGCTGGTGTTCCCGAGCTCCACGGGCAGCCATTTCTCCATGCTGGGCATCGGCGACATCGTCATGCCCGGACTGCTGCTGTGCTTCGTGCTGCGATACGACAATTACAAAAAGCAGGCGAGCGGCGAGGCATCGAGCCCCGCCAACATGTCCGGGCGCATGCAGCGCGTCTCCTACTTCCACTGCACTCTCATCGGCTACTTCGTGG gtctgCTGACTGCGACCGTGGCGTCTCGGATTCACCGTGCGGCTCAGCCCGCTCTGCTCTACCTGGTTCCCTTCACCCTGCTGCCTCTGCTCACCATGGCCTACCTGAAG GGAGATCTGCGGCGCATGTGGTCCGAGCCTTTCCACACCAAGTCCAGCAGCTCCCGGTTCATGGAAGTATGA